From a region of the Pan paniscus chromosome 19, NHGRI_mPanPan1-v2.0_pri, whole genome shotgun sequence genome:
- the RAD51C gene encoding DNA repair protein RAD51 homolog 3 isoform X4, with protein MQRDLVSFPLSPVVRVKLVSAGFQTAEELLEVKPSELSKEVGISKAEALETLQIIRRECLTNKPRYAGTSESRKKCTALELLEQEHTQGFIITFCSALDDILGGGVPLMKTTEICGAPGVGKTQLCMQLAVDVQIPECFGGVAGEAVFIDTEGSFMVDRVVDLATACIEHLQLIAEKHKGEEHQKALEDFTLDNILSHIYYFRCRDYTELLAQVYLLPDFLSEHSKVRLVIVDGIAFPFRHDLDDLSLRTRLLNGLAQQMISLANNHRLAAGVKCYALGSLQPLPAPGSNDSPASASGVAGITGACHHVRLIFVFLVEMGFHNLGQTGLLDNF; from the exons ATGCAGCGGGATTTGGTGAGTTTCCCGCTGTCTCCGGTGGTGCGGGTGAAGCTGGTGTCTGCGGGGTTCCAGACGGCTGAGGAACTCCTAGAGGTGAAACCCTCCGAGCTTAGCAAAG AAGTTGGGATATCTAAAGCAGAAGCCTTAGAAACTCTGCAAATTATCAGAAGAGAATGTCTCACAAATAAACCAAGATATGCTGGTACATCTGAGTCACGCAAGAAGTGTACAGCACTGGAACTTCTTGAGCAGGAGCATACCCAGGGCTTCATAATCACCTTCTGTTCAGCACTAGATGATATTCTTGGGGGTGGAGTGCCCTtaatgaaaacaacagaaatttgtggTGCACCAGGTGTTGGAAAAACACAATTATG TATGCAGTTGGCAGTAGATGTGCAGATACCGGAATGTTTTGGAGGAGTGGCAGGTGAAGCAGTTTTTATTGATACAGAGGGAAGTTTTATGGTTGATAGAGTGGTAGACCTTGCTACTGCCTGCATTGAGCACCTTCAGCTTATAGCAGAAAAACACAAGGGAGAGG AACACCAAAAAGCTTTGGAGGATTTCACTCTTGATAATATTCtttctcatatttattattttcgcTGTCGTGACTACACAGAGTTACTGGCACAGGTTTATCTTCTTCCAGATTTCCTTTCAGAACACTCAAAG GTTCGACTAGTGATAGTGGATGGTATTGCTTTTCCATTTCGTCATGACCTAGATGACCTGTCTCTTCGTACTCGGTTATTAAATGGCCTAGCCCAGCAAATGATCAGCCTTGCAAATAATCACAGATTAGCT gctggagtgaagtgctacgctcttggctcactgcaacctctgcctgccccaggttcaaatgattctcctgcctcagcctctggagtagctgggattacaggtgcatgccaccatgtccggttaatttttgtatttttagtagagatggggtttcacaatcttggccagactggtctacttgataatttttaa
- the RAD51C gene encoding DNA repair protein RAD51 homolog 3 isoform X5 → MQRDLVSFPLSPVVRVKLVSAGFQTAEELLEVKPSELSKEVGISKAEALETLQIIRRECLTNKPRYAGTSESRKKCTALELLEQEHTQGFIITFCSALDDILGGGVPLMKTTEICGAPGVGKTQLCMQLAVDVQIPECFGGVAGEAVFIDTEGSFMVDRVVDLATACIEHLQLIAEKHKGEEHQKALEDFTLDNILSHIYYFRCRDYTELLAQVYLLPDFLSEHSKVRLVIVDGIAFPFRHDLDDLSLRTRLLNGLAQQMISLANNHRLAVILTNQMTTKIDRNQALLVPALASGI, encoded by the exons ATGCAGCGGGATTTGGTGAGTTTCCCGCTGTCTCCGGTGGTGCGGGTGAAGCTGGTGTCTGCGGGGTTCCAGACGGCTGAGGAACTCCTAGAGGTGAAACCCTCCGAGCTTAGCAAAG AAGTTGGGATATCTAAAGCAGAAGCCTTAGAAACTCTGCAAATTATCAGAAGAGAATGTCTCACAAATAAACCAAGATATGCTGGTACATCTGAGTCACGCAAGAAGTGTACAGCACTGGAACTTCTTGAGCAGGAGCATACCCAGGGCTTCATAATCACCTTCTGTTCAGCACTAGATGATATTCTTGGGGGTGGAGTGCCCTtaatgaaaacaacagaaatttgtggTGCACCAGGTGTTGGAAAAACACAATTATG TATGCAGTTGGCAGTAGATGTGCAGATACCGGAATGTTTTGGAGGAGTGGCAGGTGAAGCAGTTTTTATTGATACAGAGGGAAGTTTTATGGTTGATAGAGTGGTAGACCTTGCTACTGCCTGCATTGAGCACCTTCAGCTTATAGCAGAAAAACACAAGGGAGAGG AACACCAAAAAGCTTTGGAGGATTTCACTCTTGATAATATTCtttctcatatttattattttcgcTGTCGTGACTACACAGAGTTACTGGCACAGGTTTATCTTCTTCCAGATTTCCTTTCAGAACACTCAAAG GTTCGACTAGTGATAGTGGATGGTATTGCTTTTCCATTTCGTCATGACCTAGATGACCTGTCTCTTCGTACTCGGTTATTAAATGGCCTAGCCCAGCAAATGATCAGCCTTGCAAATAATCACAGATTAGCT gtAATTTTAACCAATCAGATGACAACAAAGATTGATAGAAATCAGGCCTTGCTTGTTCCTGCATTAG
- the RAD51C gene encoding DNA repair protein RAD51 homolog 3 isoform X1: protein MQRDLVSFPLSPVVRVKLVSAGFQTAEELLEVKPSELSKEVGISKAEALETLQIIRRECLTNKPRYAGTSESRKKCTALELLEQEHTQGFIITFCSALDDILGGGVPLMKTTEICGAPGVGKTQLCMQLAVDVQIPECFGGVAGEAVFIDTEGSFMVDRVVDLATACIEHLQLIAEKHKGEEHQKALEDFTLDNILSHIYYFRCRDYTELLAQVYLLPDFLSEHSKVRLVIVDGIAFPFRHDLDDLSLRTRLLNGLAQQMISLANNHRLAVILTNQMTTKIDRNQALLVPALGESWGHAATIRLIFHWDRKQRDGGLTMLPRMASNSWSQVILMPCPPKELGLQT, encoded by the exons ATGCAGCGGGATTTGGTGAGTTTCCCGCTGTCTCCGGTGGTGCGGGTGAAGCTGGTGTCTGCGGGGTTCCAGACGGCTGAGGAACTCCTAGAGGTGAAACCCTCCGAGCTTAGCAAAG AAGTTGGGATATCTAAAGCAGAAGCCTTAGAAACTCTGCAAATTATCAGAAGAGAATGTCTCACAAATAAACCAAGATATGCTGGTACATCTGAGTCACGCAAGAAGTGTACAGCACTGGAACTTCTTGAGCAGGAGCATACCCAGGGCTTCATAATCACCTTCTGTTCAGCACTAGATGATATTCTTGGGGGTGGAGTGCCCTtaatgaaaacaacagaaatttgtggTGCACCAGGTGTTGGAAAAACACAATTATG TATGCAGTTGGCAGTAGATGTGCAGATACCGGAATGTTTTGGAGGAGTGGCAGGTGAAGCAGTTTTTATTGATACAGAGGGAAGTTTTATGGTTGATAGAGTGGTAGACCTTGCTACTGCCTGCATTGAGCACCTTCAGCTTATAGCAGAAAAACACAAGGGAGAGG AACACCAAAAAGCTTTGGAGGATTTCACTCTTGATAATATTCtttctcatatttattattttcgcTGTCGTGACTACACAGAGTTACTGGCACAGGTTTATCTTCTTCCAGATTTCCTTTCAGAACACTCAAAG GTTCGACTAGTGATAGTGGATGGTATTGCTTTTCCATTTCGTCATGACCTAGATGACCTGTCTCTTCGTACTCGGTTATTAAATGGCCTAGCCCAGCAAATGATCAGCCTTGCAAATAATCACAGATTAGCT gtAATTTTAACCAATCAGATGACAACAAAGATTGATAGAAATCAGGCCTTGCTTGTTCCTGCATTAG GGGAAAGTTGGGGACATGCTGCTACAATACGGCTAATCTTTCATTGGGACCGAAAGCAAAG
- the RAD51C gene encoding DNA repair protein RAD51 homolog 3 isoform X2, whose product MQRDLVSFPLSPVVRVKLVSAGFQTAEELLEVKPSELSKEVGISKAEALETLQIIRRECLTNKPRYAGTSESRKKCTALELLEQEHTQGFIITFCSALDDILGGGVPLMKTTEICGAPGVGKTQLCMQLAVDVQIPECFGGVAGEAVFIDTEGSFMVDRVVDLATACIEHLQLIAEKHKGEEHQKALEDFTLDNILSHIYYFRCRDYTELLAQVYLLPDFLSEHSKVRLVIVDGIAFPFRHDLDDLSLRTRLLNGLAQQMISLANNHRLAVILTNQMTTKIDRNQALLVPALGESWGHAATIRLIFHWDRKQRLATLYKSPSQKECTVLFQIKVSII is encoded by the exons ATGCAGCGGGATTTGGTGAGTTTCCCGCTGTCTCCGGTGGTGCGGGTGAAGCTGGTGTCTGCGGGGTTCCAGACGGCTGAGGAACTCCTAGAGGTGAAACCCTCCGAGCTTAGCAAAG AAGTTGGGATATCTAAAGCAGAAGCCTTAGAAACTCTGCAAATTATCAGAAGAGAATGTCTCACAAATAAACCAAGATATGCTGGTACATCTGAGTCACGCAAGAAGTGTACAGCACTGGAACTTCTTGAGCAGGAGCATACCCAGGGCTTCATAATCACCTTCTGTTCAGCACTAGATGATATTCTTGGGGGTGGAGTGCCCTtaatgaaaacaacagaaatttgtggTGCACCAGGTGTTGGAAAAACACAATTATG TATGCAGTTGGCAGTAGATGTGCAGATACCGGAATGTTTTGGAGGAGTGGCAGGTGAAGCAGTTTTTATTGATACAGAGGGAAGTTTTATGGTTGATAGAGTGGTAGACCTTGCTACTGCCTGCATTGAGCACCTTCAGCTTATAGCAGAAAAACACAAGGGAGAGG AACACCAAAAAGCTTTGGAGGATTTCACTCTTGATAATATTCtttctcatatttattattttcgcTGTCGTGACTACACAGAGTTACTGGCACAGGTTTATCTTCTTCCAGATTTCCTTTCAGAACACTCAAAG GTTCGACTAGTGATAGTGGATGGTATTGCTTTTCCATTTCGTCATGACCTAGATGACCTGTCTCTTCGTACTCGGTTATTAAATGGCCTAGCCCAGCAAATGATCAGCCTTGCAAATAATCACAGATTAGCT gtAATTTTAACCAATCAGATGACAACAAAGATTGATAGAAATCAGGCCTTGCTTGTTCCTGCATTAG GGGAAAGTTGGGGACATGCTGCTACAATACGGCTAATCTTTCATTGGGACCGAAAGCAAAG